The Salegentibacter sp. Hel_I_6 region ATCTTCCAAATAAATTGCTTTTGTACAAAGGTTTTGTATTGCTACCATATTATGGCTAACAAAAAGCACGGTCCTCCCTTCCCCGGTAGAAAGGTCCTGCATTTTCCCAATGGCTTTTTTTTGAAATTCGGCGTCACCTACAGCCAACACTTCATCTACCACTAAGATCTCAGGTTCAAGATGAGCAGCAACTGCAAAACCCAATCTCACCGTCATCCCGCTGCTGTAACGCTTTACCGGCGTCTCAATATATTTTTCACAACCCGAGAAGGCGATGATCTCATCCAGTTTAGCTTTAATTTCAGCTTTGCTCATTCCAAGCACAGCTCCATTCATAAAGATATTTTCTTTACCGGTCAATTCTCCATGAAAGCCCGTTCCTACTTCCAATAAGGATGCTATTCTACCTTTAGTTTTTATACTGCCGGTGGTTGGTGCGGTTACCCTGGAAAGAATTTTTAACAGGGTAGATTTACCGGCTCCGTTTTTACCAATAATCCCTAGGACTTCTCCCTGCTTAACTTCAAAATTTATATCCCGTAAAGCCCAAACATAATCTTCGGTAGCTTTGGCGCTTCTATCATTCACGCCACCAACTTTTAAATAAGGATCTTCCTTGCCGCGCAGACTATGCCACCACCTATTTAGATCGTGCTGCAAACTACCGGTACCAACCGTACCCAGGCGATATTGTTTAGAAATATTTTCAGCTTTTAATATTACACCCATATTTCAGTTTGCAGGATTAAAGTAAGCAGTTAGCAGTTAAAAAATTATGGTGGAAAAATAAGAAAATTTTACGGGTTCTTCCGTTTTACAAGTTTCAGTTTTCCAACTCTGTAATTTCATTCATCTGTGCTTTACACCTTCTGAATTAACGCCTACCGACTATAGACTATCGCCTAATAACTAACTTAAACTGTATCAATAAAATTCTTCTCCGTCCGATTAAAAATAATTAAACCTATTAGAAATAGCACGATTGATACTCCTAAAGTATATAAAAAACCAGGCCAGGTGAAGGTCCCGGTATCTAATACCATATACCTAAAGCCTTCAATGATTTGAGTAAGCGGATTATATTTCACCAGCCAGGCCCAGTCCGGCATTTTTTCGGAAACTTCGCTTAAAGGATAAGGTACTGCCGAGATGTACATTAACAAAGTAGTAGCAAAACCTACTAAAACGGTTAGATCACGATATTTTGTAGTTAATGCCGAGATCGTCATTCCCGCACCAAGCCCCAGTAAGGCCATCATTAACACATAAACCGGGAACAAGATTAGATTAGAATTAGGACTTAACTCAGCACCATTAAATAGAAAATAGAAATAGAAAATAATTAATATCAGTAATTGAATTCCGAATTTAAACAAGTTGGAGATCACAGTTTTTAATGGCATAATCAACCGTGGAAAATAAACCTTTCCAAAAATACCCGCGTTGGCGGTAAAGGTATTAGAAGTTCCACTAAGACATTGATTAAAATAATTCCAGGCTGTAATCCCTGTTAGGT contains the following coding sequences:
- a CDS encoding ABC transporter ATP-binding protein yields the protein MGVILKAENISKQYRLGTVGTGSLQHDLNRWWHSLRGKEDPYLKVGGVNDRSAKATEDYVWALRDINFEVKQGEVLGIIGKNGAGKSTLLKILSRVTAPTTGSIKTKGRIASLLEVGTGFHGELTGKENIFMNGAVLGMSKAEIKAKLDEIIAFSGCEKYIETPVKRYSSGMTVRLGFAVAAHLEPEILVVDEVLAVGDAEFQKKAIGKMQDLSTGEGRTVLFVSHNMVAIQNLCTKAIYLEDGRNVFEGKPSETVDFYLDSQNLIPDTMYRNSESEKDIYVRSFQIISEVATGKSFEFEVIIESKIETSVEFSFTLKGKESQPLYQIYSGHSGEIFDLKVGKNTIIGKLDKFRMTSGLYTANIWLGTAVQVYDFQQEVFNLLVKEGNIRKGGPISSKNGYPVIEDANWKKI
- a CDS encoding ABC transporter permease — its product is MQKIFPENTLTENDDWLYEITPKRKLIDLNFKEIWRYRDLLILFVKRDIVTVYKQTILGPLWYFIQPLFTSIIFTLVFNNIASIPTGNVPSFLFNLTGITAWNYFNQCLSGTSNTFTANAGIFGKVYFPRLIMPLKTVISNLFKFGIQLLILIIFYFYFLFNGAELSPNSNLILFPVYVLMMALLGLGAGMTISALTTKYRDLTVLVGFATTLLMYISAVPYPLSEVSEKMPDWAWLVKYNPLTQIIEGFRYMVLDTGTFTWPGFLYTLGVSIVLFLIGLIIFNRTEKNFIDTV